CTGCTCTGCAGCCTCTTCTGCTGTTAGCTCAGGGGACGCTGCAAGCGTTCTGAGGAGTGTTGTAAGTCCTTCAGATGGGACACTTCCTTCCTCAACAAGATGGAGTGAATCTTCGAGATGTGTTTCCGTGAGCTGACTAACTGGAACACTATCACGGCGAAGTTCAGTCAGTGTTCCTTCAAGTGTCTGTGCGGCTAAGGTCGGCGAGACTCCATCTGTAACGACGCGCTCAAACAACGGCATGTACTCACTGTACGCGATTTGCTCCGATAGACCTGAATCAAGACCATGTTCTTCCTGATACCGAGAAACTTTCTCCGTTAGTAATTCGGGCTGGTCAACTTCAGTCGGATCCGGAGCAACTGGTGGAACATCTGTTTCTGGATACATACGAGCAACACCTGGCAGTGGACGGAGGTAACGCGAGGTACCATCCTCGTTTGCACCACGCGTTTCTTCCGGCACACCTTCAACTGCGGTTTCTGCACGATCCACAACAGCGTCGATTGACAGTTCCGCTGTTTCAGAGTCGGCGGCGACGAATACGACCGCATCATGTTCCTCAGCCTCGACCGATTCTCGGAGATCGGCTATCTCTGCTTCACTAATCCCATATGCAGGAAGCTCGTCAGTGTGGAAAATCCCACCGGCTCCATGGCGTTTTGCGTGGTCAGAGAACTCGGTACCGAGCCGCCGGTCTGGCTGAATCTCACGACCAACAATCTCATCGAACCCTGAAAGACAAACAGCGTGTACAACCCCTCCACTATCAAGAGCCCTCTGAATTACTCCACTGTCAGTATCAGCAAATATGTCAGTTACATCAACCGGCGATCCCACGCTTGCATCTCGTTGCTGAAGTGTGTCAGAAATCTCAAGTAATTGGACCTGCCGATGAACTTCCTGCTCTACAATTGTATCAATATCGTCGAGTGACTGTACACCTTTAATCTCAACCCGTGCACCATCTGCAATTGAGATGTTGACATCCTGCCTAATCGTTCCTAGCCCACGCTTAACTGCACCAGTCGATCGGAGCAT
This portion of the Salinarchaeum sp. IM2453 genome encodes:
- the gatE gene encoding Glu-tRNA(Gln) amidotransferase subunit GatE, with product MAEHDYDELGLVAGLEIHQQLDTETKLFCNCPTELREPEEAVRTFTRYLHPTRSELGELDQAAEEESRVDREFEYLAYDTTCLVEADEEPPRRIDGEALDVAMEIATLLDMSVVDQLRVMRKIVVDGSNTSGFQRTAKLASEGVVDTEEGPVRIEDLMLEEESAQRVEETEKGVKYSLDRLGIPLVEIGTKPDIRSPTQAKEAAETIGMMLRSTGAVKRGLGTIRQDVNISIADGARVEIKGVQSLDDIDTIVEQEVHRQVQLLEISDTLQQRDASVGSPVDVTDIFADTDSGVIQRALDSGGVVHAVCLSGFDEIVGREIQPDRRLGTEFSDHAKRHGAGGIFHTDELPAYGISEAEIADLRESVEAEEHDAVVFVAADSETAELSIDAVVDRAETAVEGVPEETRGANEDGTSRYLRPLPGVARMYPETDVPPVAPDPTEVDQPELLTEKVSRYQEEHGLDSGLSEQIAYSEYMPLFERVVTDGVSPTLAAQTLEGTLTELRRDSVPVSQLTETHLEDSLHLVEEGSVPSEGLTTLLRTLAASPELTAEEAAEQEGLGGVSESEIRETVTEIVERNEEQVKSEGMGAFSALMGECMGSLRGKAEGDLVSQVLREEIQRHS